The region GGGCCTGCACGTCTCCGAGTACGGGATCACCGACGACGCGACCGGCGAGACGCTGCGTTGCGAGACCGAGGAGGCCGTGTACGAGCGCCTCGGCCTGCCCTACATCCCGCCGGAGCTGCGCGAGGACCGCGGCGAGCTCGATCCCGGCTTCGTGATCCCCGAGCTGATCGTGCAGGAGGACCTGAAGGGCGACCTGCACATGCACACGATCGCGTCCGACGGGCGCAACACCGCCGAGGAGATGGCGCGGGCCGCGCTCGAGCGCGGGCTGGAGTACATCGCGATCACCGACCACTCGGCAACGCACGGGTTCGGCAACGACGTCTCGCCCGACGGGCTGAAGCGCCAGATCGAGCTGGTCCGCGGGATCAACGACAGGCTCGACGGGATCGAGGTGCTGGTCGGGACCGAGACCAACATCCTGCCCGACGGCGCGCCCGACTACGACGACGAGTTGTTGCAGCAGTTGGACTGGGTGGTCGCGTCCGTCCACACCTCATTCGGGATCTCGTCGGCCGAGATGACCAAGCGCGTCATCACCGCGATCGAGCACCCGTACATCGATTGCATCGGACACCTGACCGGTCGCAAGATCGAATCACGCAAGCCCTACGAGCTGGACACCGACGCCATCTTCGCCGCCGCCGCGAAGCACGGGACCATGCTGGAGATCAACTCCGCACCCGACCGCCGCGACCTCTCCGACGTCCACGCCCGCGCCGCCCACGCAGCCGGCGTCACGATCATCATCAACACCGACGCCCACGGCGCCAACACCCTCTCCAACTCCCGCTGGGGCATCGCCACCGCCCGTCGCGCGGCCTTCACCAAGGCCGCGATCGCCAACACGCAGCCCTGGTCGACCTTCGGGCCACTGCGCAAGCACGCCAGGGCCTAGCCCACCCGCAGCCGCGCTCGCCCACCTCGGGCTCATGCCGGCCCCACCTCGCACCAACCCTCTTGGCGCGCCGACTCGGCCCACCTCGGGCCCATGCCCGATGGGAACGGCACGGCGATCACCGTTCCCTGCAAAGAGCGGACAGTTCGGCACCTACACGAACATGCGTTCGTCAAATGGCTGCGGTTATGCAAACATGTGTTCGTATCGTGACGGGCGACGCTCACCTCACCCAACCGCCGTTCGGCCGACGTGGTCGGCGCAGCCGTGTTGCGCGGTGGCCGACGGGGCGACCTCCTGTCCCGCCGTGGTACAAGCCGCGTTGCAGCTCTGCTCGCGACGCACGCCCATCGCCCGTCGGTGTGTCCGCGGCGGGACGCAATTCCGAACCTCCAACCGAGCATGCCGGCGGGTCGTCCCAGGCGCGGTAGCCGGTCTCGCGACGACGCCGATCCGGACGCGCCGGCTCGCCGGGAGCTTCTCGCGCGCCGCGTCAGGGCGGCGCGCGCGCTGTCGGGCTTGACGCAGGAGGAGGCCGCTCATCGCGCGAGGATGCAGACGGCCGTCTACTCACGGATCGAACGCGGAGAGGTCGATCCGCACATCTCGACGATGTCCAGGATCGCGACGGCGCTCGCGTTCCCGTTGAACGAGCTGGTGGTCGATCTGGACCGGATCGGACGCCCGCGAGATCCAAACGCTGAGAGGAACTGACTTCAAAGCGCGGATTGCGTTGACGACCAAAACGACTTTCGAGTCGTGGACGATCGTGGCGCGATCGCGCAGGGTGGCGGGCCGCAGTGCGTCGCGACCTTCTTTCACGCAACATCAAGTCCGCCCGAGCCTCCGCGTTGGCCACGCAGGAAGAGATCGCGCACAAGGCCGGGCTGCAGACCGCCGTCTACTCGCGGATCGAGCGGGCGGAGGTCGCACCACGCCTCGACACGCTGGTCAAGATCTCCAACGCCCTCGACGTCCCGATCGGCGACCTGGTCTTCGGCGTCGACGGCCGCCTGACCTAGCCGCGCATCGTCCGGCGGAGTCTGGGTCCGGACGGTCGCCGGAGTCCCAGGTCGGACGGAGCCGTCGCGAGCCTCGCCCCCCGTGCCGAACTCGGTCGAGCTGAGCTGAGCGGCGAGCCTCGGCTCCGTGTGGCGCGGTGGACTCGGCCGGCGGAGACGCGGAGGAGGGAGGCAGTCGGGGTGGAGGGCGCTTCAGGTCGCGTACGTCGCGGCGAGCGACTCGGTGCGCTCCCAGAGGGCTTCGGCGAGGATGGCGTCGCGGCCGGCGGCGGAGGGGTCGCGGACCTTCTGGTCGATCACGTAGGAGCCGGAGGGGGCGGCCGACGGGTCGAGGGCGAGCCAGACGAGGGAGCGGGCGCCCTTCGCCGGCGAGCGTAGGAACGGGCCCGCGACGGTCAGCGCGACGCGGTAGAGCAGGCCGTCGTTCTTGCCGAACCCGGTCCGGACGACGCCCGGGTGGAAGCACGTCGCGGTCAGCTCCGGCGCGCGCCGAGCGAGCTCGCGGGTGAACAGGATGTTCATCAACTTGGTCGTGCCGTAGACGCGCATCGCCCGGAAGGGGCGGCGTTCCCACTGGAGGTCGTCGAGGTCGAGGTCGGCGGACTCGTGCGCGTCGGACGCCGTCGTGACGACGCGTCCGCCGGACGCCGCGAGCCGCTCGCGCAGCAGCGCAGTGAGCAGGAACGGCGCGAGGTGGTTGAGCGCGAACGTCCGCTCGAAGCCGTCGGCGGTGACCTCTCGCGACGTGAACATCGCGCCCGCGTTGTTGGCGAGGACGTCGATCCGCGGGTGCGCGTCGAGCACCTCCGCGGCGAGGCGCCGGACCTCCGCCGGGCGCATGAGGTCGGCGACGTGCTCGTGGACCGCCGCGCCGCCGCCGGCGGCGCGGGCCTCCGCCGCAGTGGCCGCGACGCGCTCCGGCTCCCGCCCGACGATCGCCACCTCCGCACCCCGCCGCGCCAGCTCGACCGCCGCCGCAGCGCCGATGCCCCGCGTCGCGCCGGTGATCAGGACCACGGGACCGCTCATCGGCCGAGCTTACTAGGGCGATTTTCCGGGCCGCCTCGCCGCGCCTGACGGTCGCCGCCCGGTCTCATGTGCTGGCGCACACCACGCTCGGCCGGCAACCGTCAGCCACGACGATCCGGGCCGGAAAATCGGCCTAGGACGCGGGTGCCGGGGCGAGGGTGCGCCCGGCTCAGTGGTCGTCGAGGAGGCGGGGGAGGAGGGACTCCGCGATCGTCGTGTCGACGGTGGTGCGGCGGAAGGGGGCCAGCGCTGAGAGGGCGTGGTCGGCGTAGGTGGCGTCAGGCGTTGGGTCGTCCAGGGCGGAGCGGAGGGCTGTCGAAAGGGGGGCGGGCGCGGGATCCGACACCCAGCCCAGGCCCGCTTGCAGCAGCGGGAGCGCTGCGTAGGGGCCGGGTGCGGGGGTGGTGACGACGCGGGCTCCGTCGGCCAGGGCTTCGAGTTGGGCGATGCCGTAGTCCTCGCGGCGGGGGGCGGTCACGTAGACGCGGGTGCGGCGGAGCAACGCTCTGTAGGCGTCGTGGTCCAACGTTCCCGCGTAGGTGATGCCGTCGCGGTCGGGGCCGCGGAGGCCGGCGATAACCAGCTCCTCGTCGGGCTCCCGCGCGAGGTCCCAGGCGGCGAGGATCCGGTCCAGGCCCTTCTTGTAGGGGTTGGTCGCGTAGGTGAGCGCCGCGATGTCGCGGGGGCCGTCGACCGGACCGGAGGGCTCGACCGGGATCGGCACCACGATGCTCGGCGTCGACGGCGAGCCGGCTTCCTCGAGCGCTCCGGCGTCCTGCGGGATCAGCAGCGGCGCCTGCGCCAACCGCCTGCGCTCGACGGGCCGCTGCCACACCCCGTGCCGGCCGGGCCGGTTCCCGGCCGCCGCGGCGTCGAACCGGATCGCGCCCGGCTGCGGCCACAGCAGCGCCGCGGTCGTCGTCGAGTAGATGATCGCGCGCGGCGACGTATCGGCCAGCGCCTCGACCGCCGCCCGGCGCGCCGCGCGCGCCCAGACCAGATCGGTGAGCGCCAGCGTCCGGACCTCCCGCGGCCGCTCGGCCCGCACGAGCATCGCGTCGGCCCCCGCCCGCAGCAGGGATCCGGCCAGCTCGTCCTCCGCCGCACGCAGCCCATGCGTCGACCCGAGCCCCACGATCAGCACGTCAAGCGAAGCCATCTACCTGCCATTCTCCCGCGTCGCGATGCACGGCACACCCCACGCCCCCGCCGCCCCGGCGAGCAACGCCCCGGCGCGCGACGCCCCGCGCGCGTGACCGGCACGTTCGTCAACGTCGGAGCGATCCTCCTCGGCACGCTGATCGGCGAGCTCGTCGGCGGCCGCCTCAGCCAGCAGCTGCAGACCCGGATCCTGCAGGGCCTCGGGCTCGTCGTGCTTGTCATAGGCATTGACAACGCGCTGCAATGGCGCGACACCAACCCGCTGTTCGTCCTCGGCGGCGTCCTGCTCGGCGGCCTCGCGGGAGAGGCGCTCAGGATCGAGGACCGCCTCCAGGCGGTCGGCGACCGCGCGCAGCGCACCCTCGCGCGCGGCGGGGAGTCGACCGTCGCCGAGGGCTTCTTCACCGCCAGCCTCATCTTCTGCGTCGGCGCGCTCGCGGTCGTCGGGTCGATCCAGGACGGGCTCACCGGCAACCACGACACGCTCTACACGAAGGCCCTGCTCGACGGCTTCGCCTCGGTGGCGCTCGCCGCGTCCCTCGGCTGGGGCGTCGCGCTGAGCGCCGTCTCGGTCCTGATCTACCAGGGCGCGCTGACGCTCGGCGCCGGCCTCTTCCAGAACATCCTCACCGACGGCAGCGACGCGCTGCTCAGCCTCACCTCGGCCGGCGGCGTCCTGATCATCGGGCTCTCCCTCAAGCTCCTCGACATCCAGGACGTCAAGGTCGGCAACTTCCTCCCGGCGCTGCTCTTCGCCCCCGCCATCGCGGGAATCGCGAGCGCCTTCTAAGCGCCCGGCTCGACGCCGTTGACCGTCGGCCGCTCGCGCCGGAACCCCGGCAGCCGGATCAGCTGCACCGGCCGGAACGGCGACGTCCGCTCCACGAAGAACGTCACGCCGTCGCGCTCCTCGACGGCAGCCACCGCGCTCTCCTGCCGCCGCCACGCCAGCGCCCAGATGATCGTGAACCCCGCCGCGATCCCCGGGATCTGCGGCCCCAGGAACGACAGCGCGACCGCTGCGATCACCACCAACAACAGCGGCCACAGCCGGTTGAGCACCGTGAACCCCGGCCGGATCTCCGGCATCATCGTGCCCGCCTTCGCGTCAGCCAGAAGCCTTGCGATCGGCGGCGAGACCTCGAAGCGCCGCCCGACCCAGCCGCCGACCAGCGTCGCCACGACCCACCACGCCGTCGCGACCAAGGCCACCGTGTCGTCCTGATCGCGCGTCGCCGCGACGAGCGTCAGGACACCCAGAGCGGTCGCCGCGCCACCGCTCAGGAGCACCGTCGCCCGCAGGAAGTCGCGGAACCTCATCCCGCCAGCGTCTCGAGGACGCCGCGCACCCCGAGCGGCCCGTCGACCAGGATGTCCGCCGCGTCCGACAGCTCGACCGGCGTCTCGTCGCCGCTCGACACGCCGATGCACACACACGACTTCAAGACCCCCGAAGCCACCGCCGCGCGCAACGCGTCGAAGGCGTCCACGTCGGTCCGGTCGTCGCCCGCGTACAGCGCGACGTCCAGCCCGCCGGCCGCGTCCTCCAGCAGCGTCTTGATGCCCAACCCCTTGTTCAAGTCCACCGGCGGCCGCACCTCCAGGATCTTGCGCCCCCAGTGCGTCACGAACCCGGCGTCCTCGGCCCGCGCGGCGACACCCCGTGCCGCCTCCTCGGCCGCTTCCTCATCCGGCGCGCCGCGCCAGTGGAACCCGAAGATCACGTCCTTGTCCTCGCCCCGCACCCGCAGCCGGTGCAGCTCCTCGCCCCTCAGCTCGCCCTCGCCGAACGCCCGGACGCGCCGCGCCCACTCGGCGATCTCCGGCGCGATCTCCGGCGTCGTCTGGCCCCCGCGCAGGATCTCCGCCCCGTGGTTGCCCACGTACGTGATCGACCCCAGCGACACGATCCGCCGCGCGGTCGCCGCCTGGCGGCCCGAGATGCAGGCGACCAAGCCGTAGGCCTTGGCGATCTTGATCAGCGGCGCGCGGGTCGGCTCCGGCACGTGTGCGTCGTCGGCGTGGCGGACGATCGGCGCGAGCGTCCCGTCGATGTCCAGCAGGACCGCGGCACGCGCGGGGTCGGCCAGCAGCGGCGCGAGGACTTCGTCGAGGGTCGCGGCGTTGGGCACGCACCTATCATCGCAGCATGCCGCGCCCTGACCCTCCGCTGGCCGGCGGCGCGCAACGCACCTTGTGCCTCGCCCTGATCGGTACCGGTGCCGGTCTGTTCAGCGGGCTCTTCGGGGTCGGCGGCGGGACCGTCATCGTGCCGCTGCTCGTGCTGTGGCTCGGCTACGGGACGCGCGAGGCCACCGGGACGTCGCTCGGCGCGATCGTCCTGATCGCCCTCGCGGCGATGCTGACCCAGGGCGCGTACGGCAAGGTCCACTTCGGCGCCGGGCTGCAGGTGGGCGTGCCGGCGGTCGCCGGGGTGCTGGCCGGGACGGCGTTCCAGCAGCGCGTCGACCCGCGCTGGGTGTCGCTGCTGTTCGCCGCGCTGATGGTCGTGGTCGCGATCACGCTCCTGATCCCATGAGTGCCGGGGCCCTGATCGTGGGCTTCGCCGCGGGCGTCGTCGCCGGGATGCTCGGCGTCGGCGGCGGGATCCTGTTCGTCCCCGCGTTGGTGTTGTTCCTCAACTTGCCCCAGGTCGACGCTGAGGCGACGTCGCTGCTGGCGATCATCCCGGTGGCGCTGGTCGGCGCGGCCAACCAGAACCGCTACGGGAACCTCCGGCTGCGCGAGGCGATCCTGCTCGGCCTGCTCGCGGTCCCGGGCGCGATCGGCGGCGTGGCGATCGTCAACGCGATCCCGGAACGGCTGACCGAGGTGCTCTTCGCGTTGTTGATGTTGTTCGTCGCGTTCCAGATGGCGCGCCGCGCGCTGATCCCGGAACACCAGGAGGACCCGCTGTGAAGCCCGCGGCCGCCGCGGTCGCCGGGATCGCGCTGGCGACGCTCGTCGTCTTCGGCCTGCGCGAGCTGGCGCCGGTCCTGTCGCTCGGCGTCGTCTACCTGCT is a window of Conexibacter woesei Iso977N DNA encoding:
- the polX gene encoding DNA polymerase/3'-5' exonuclease PolX, whose translation is MPDPSNATIAAAFDELGDLYELDGAVVHRVVAYRNAAKAVRDAPMSIAALTREGKVTTLPGIGRTLEEKLRALLETGTIPAAEKLRAKFPPGLIDLTRLPGLGPKRARRLFDELNIDSLDALKTAAEGQRLRSVKGFGPKFEESVLEAFASGVAEKATPRVLLPRAIELADAIVSELERHPAAVRVEVAGGVRRLADSVKDLDIVASATDPAALAAALADIDLIESAGNSGPNAARARTHNGVSIDLRVVEPDQFGNLLQHFTGSKNHNMRLRERAVRKGLHVSEYGITDDATGETLRCETEEAVYERLGLPYIPPELREDRGELDPGFVIPELIVQEDLKGDLHMHTIASDGRNTAEEMARAALERGLEYIAITDHSATHGFGNDVSPDGLKRQIELVRGINDRLDGIEVLVGTETNILPDGAPDYDDELLQQLDWVVASVHTSFGISSAEMTKRVITAIEHPYIDCIGHLTGRKIESRKPYELDTDAIFAAAAKHGTMLEINSAPDRRDLSDVHARAAHAAGVTIIINTDAHGANTLSNSRWGIATARRAAFTKAAIANTQPWSTFGPLRKHARA
- a CDS encoding helix-turn-helix domain-containing protein codes for the protein MPAGRPRRGSRSRDDADPDAPARRELLARRVRAARALSGLTQEEAAHRARMQTAVYSRIERGEVDPHISTMSRIATALAFPLNELVVDLDRIGRPRDPNAERN
- a CDS encoding helix-turn-helix domain-containing protein, which codes for MRRDLLSRNIKSARASALATQEEIAHKAGLQTAVYSRIERAEVAPRLDTLVKISNALDVPIGDLVFGVDGRLT
- a CDS encoding SDR family NAD(P)-dependent oxidoreductase; amino-acid sequence: MSGPVVLITGATRGIGAAAAVELARRGAEVAIVGREPERVAATAAEARAAGGGAAVHEHVADLMRPAEVRRLAAEVLDAHPRIDVLANNAGAMFTSREVTADGFERTFALNHLAPFLLTALLRERLAASGGRVVTTASDAHESADLDLDDLQWERRPFRAMRVYGTTKLMNILFTRELARRAPELTATCFHPGVVRTGFGKNDGLLYRVALTVAGPFLRSPAKGARSLVWLALDPSAAPSGSYVIDQKVRDPSAAGRDAILAEALWERTESLAATYAT
- a CDS encoding glycosyltransferase → MASLDVLIVGLGSTHGLRAAEDELAGSLLRAGADAMLVRAERPREVRTLALTDLVWARAARRAAVEALADTSPRAIIYSTTTAALLWPQPGAIRFDAAAAGNRPGRHGVWQRPVERRRLAQAPLLIPQDAGALEEAGSPSTPSIVVPIPVEPSGPVDGPRDIAALTYATNPYKKGLDRILAAWDLAREPDEELVIAGLRGPDRDGITYAGTLDHDAYRALLRRTRVYVTAPRREDYGIAQLEALADGARVVTTPAPGPYAALPLLQAGLGWVSDPAPAPLSTALRSALDDPTPDATYADHALSALAPFRRTTVDTTIAESLLPRLLDDH
- a CDS encoding DUF554 domain-containing protein; translation: MTGTFVNVGAILLGTLIGELVGGRLSQQLQTRILQGLGLVVLVIGIDNALQWRDTNPLFVLGGVLLGGLAGEALRIEDRLQAVGDRAQRTLARGGESTVAEGFFTASLIFCVGALAVVGSIQDGLTGNHDTLYTKALLDGFASVALAASLGWGVALSAVSVLIYQGALTLGAGLFQNILTDGSDALLSLTSAGGVLIIGLSLKLLDIQDVKVGNFLPALLFAPAIAGIASAF
- the otsB gene encoding trehalose-phosphatase, translating into MPNAATLDEVLAPLLADPARAAVLLDIDGTLAPIVRHADDAHVPEPTRAPLIKIAKAYGLVACISGRQAATARRIVSLGSITYVGNHGAEILRGGQTTPEIAPEIAEWARRVRAFGEGELRGEELHRLRVRGEDKDVIFGFHWRGAPDEEAAEEAARGVAARAEDAGFVTHWGRKILEVRPPVDLNKGLGIKTLLEDAAGGLDVALYAGDDRTDVDAFDALRAAVASGVLKSCVCIGVSSGDETPVELSDAADILVDGPLGVRGVLETLAG
- a CDS encoding sulfite exporter TauE/SafE family protein, with the translated sequence MPRPDPPLAGGAQRTLCLALIGTGAGLFSGLFGVGGGTVIVPLLVLWLGYGTREATGTSLGAIVLIALAAMLTQGAYGKVHFGAGLQVGVPAVAGVLAGTAFQQRVDPRWVSLLFAALMVVVAITLLIP
- a CDS encoding sulfite exporter TauE/SafE family protein yields the protein MSAGALIVGFAAGVVAGMLGVGGGILFVPALVLFLNLPQVDAEATSLLAIIPVALVGAANQNRYGNLRLREAILLGLLAVPGAIGGVAIVNAIPERLTEVLFALLMLFVAFQMARRALIPEHQEDPL